From Halotia branconii CENA392, the proteins below share one genomic window:
- the ctpA gene encoding carboxyl-terminal processing protease CtpA, translating into MGFMHKQVFRLGFSVLLAFCLGLGLLIQPAAALTDEQKLVSEVWRIVNRSYLDETFNHQNWSAVRLKALEKPLNDQKATYAAIQKMLKSLDDPFTRFLDPEQYRSLQVNTSGELTGVGLQIALEPQTGVLQVVTPIEGSPADQAGIRPRDRILKIEGISTENLTLDEAAAKMRGSIGSLVTLLIEREGEEKFEVKIIRDRIALNPVVADLRLSAQGIPIGYLRLSQFNANASMELAHAISHLEKKGAAAYILDLRNNPGGLLQSGIEIARLWLNSGPVVYTVNRQGIQGSFESFGPALTDDPLVILVNQGTASASEILAGALQDNGRAQLIGETTFGKGLIQSLFELSDGSGLAVTIAKYETPQHRDINKLGIKPDIVITQEPIKREQIATAADLQYQAALELLNNNSQTISHSIDF; encoded by the coding sequence ATGGGGTTCATGCACAAACAGGTTTTTCGGTTAGGATTTTCAGTACTATTGGCTTTTTGCTTGGGGTTGGGTTTACTCATTCAACCAGCAGCAGCATTGACGGACGAACAGAAATTAGTTTCAGAAGTTTGGCGAATTGTTAATCGCTCTTATCTAGATGAGACATTTAATCATCAAAACTGGTCAGCGGTGCGGCTAAAGGCTCTAGAAAAGCCGCTTAACGACCAAAAAGCGACTTATGCGGCGATTCAGAAGATGCTCAAGAGCCTTGATGATCCTTTCACGCGCTTTTTAGACCCAGAACAGTACCGCAGCTTGCAGGTTAATACTTCCGGAGAATTAACTGGGGTAGGTTTGCAAATAGCCCTGGAACCTCAAACAGGAGTATTACAAGTAGTAACTCCAATAGAGGGTTCACCAGCAGATCAAGCAGGAATTAGACCGCGCGATCGCATTCTCAAAATCGAAGGTATTTCTACAGAAAACCTCACCCTCGACGAAGCAGCAGCCAAAATGCGTGGGTCTATTGGTAGTTTAGTCACACTTTTGATTGAACGAGAGGGAGAGGAAAAATTTGAAGTTAAAATAATACGCGATCGCATTGCCTTAAATCCTGTTGTGGCAGATTTACGCCTTTCTGCACAGGGTATACCCATTGGCTACCTTCGCCTCAGTCAATTTAATGCCAACGCCTCAATGGAATTAGCACACGCTATTTCTCATCTAGAAAAAAAAGGCGCTGCTGCCTATATTTTAGATTTGCGAAATAATCCTGGCGGACTTTTGCAATCAGGAATTGAAATTGCTCGCCTGTGGTTAAATTCTGGCCCTGTAGTTTACACCGTCAATCGCCAAGGCATTCAAGGTAGCTTTGAATCATTTGGGCCAGCTTTGACAGACGATCCTCTAGTAATTTTAGTCAATCAAGGAACTGCCAGTGCAAGTGAGATTCTCGCCGGTGCATTACAAGATAACGGTCGCGCCCAGTTAATCGGTGAAACTACCTTCGGTAAAGGCTTAATTCAATCTTTATTTGAATTGTCAGATGGTTCTGGATTGGCAGTGACAATTGCCAAATATGAAACTCCTCAGCATCGAGATATTAACAAATTAGGTATTAAGCCAGATATAGTGATTACTCAAGAGCCAATCAAGCGCGAACAAATTGCTACAGCAGCAGATCTACAATATCAAGCAGCATTGGAGTTGTTGAATAACAATTCGCAAACAATCTCGCATTCAATAGACTTCTGA
- a CDS encoding ISAzo13 family transposase (programmed frameshift), giving the protein MLELTDSVKKVFKETANQLKGAARRRFQAQIVMELGYGGQLLAQKELGWDRNTIRKGIKELTSGISCIDNYSARGRWKVEEHLPNLLEDIKKLVDFQSQTDPSFKSQRLYTRLTASQVRKLLIDKFGYTDEQLPTEETMRVKLNDLGYRLKRVAKVLPQKKFPETDAIFEQLAIVNQSALDDPSILRLSLDAKARVDIGYFDRGGKNRVVTETEDHNFHPKTTVTPYGIFLPELDELFLYFTESNVTSDFIVDVLEDFWKSESWRFSSIKTLIINQDNGTDNNSRRTQFMKRIVEFVHEYQLNIRLAYYPPYHSKYNPIERVWGILENSWNGSILDEVATALKFAQNMTWKGKNPVVKLVTQTYETGVTLTKEAMSAVEKQIERLTNSEHEKFPDLGKWFVDICCGST; this is encoded by the exons TTGCTCGAATTAACTGATTCAGTCAAAAAAGTATTCAAGGAAACAGCAAACCAACTCAAAGGTGCAGCAAGGCGGCGTTTTCAAGCACAAATTGTCATGGAATTAGGTTACGGAGGACAATTACTGGCTCAAAAAGAATTGGGCTGGGATAGAAATACTATTCGTAAAGGAATTAAAGAACTAACCAGTGGGATTAGTTGTATAGATAATTATTCAGCTAGGGGTAGATGGAAAGTAGAAGAGCATTTACCAAACCTGTTAGAAGATATCAAAAAATTAGTTGATTTCCAAAGCCAAACAGATCCAAGTTTTAAAAGCCAAAGGCTGTATACACGCCTAACTGCTAGTCAGGTCAGAAAGCTATTAATTGATAAATTTGGTTATACGGATGAACAGTTACCTACTGAAGAAACAATGAGAGTTAAATTGAATGATTTAGGTTATAGACTCAAGCGAGTAGCAAAAGTTTTACCTCAAAAAAAAT TTCCAGAAACAGACGCAATCTTTGAACAATTAGCAATAGTTAATCAATCCGCCCTGGATGATCCAAGTATCTTACGTCTCAGTCTGGATGCCAAAGCCCGTGTAGATATTGGCTACTTTGACAGAGGAGGTAAAAACCGAGTTGTCACAGAAACAGAAGACCATAATTTTCATCCAAAAACTACCGTAACTCCTTACGGCATCTTCCTTCCAGAATTAGACGAACTATTTTTATACTTTACAGAGTCTAATGTAACGAGTGATTTTATTGTAGACGTTCTAGAAGATTTTTGGAAGAGTGAGAGTTGGCGATTTTCCTCAATAAAAACCCTGATTATTAACCAGGATAATGGGACAGATAATAATTCTAGACGTACCCAGTTTATGAAACGTATCGTTGAGTTTGTTCATGAATATCAACTGAATATACGTTTAGCCTACTATCCACCCTATCACAGCAAATATAATCCCATCGAGCGAGTATGGGGGATATTAGAAAATTCTTGGAATGGCAGTATTTTAGATGAAGTTGCAACCGCTTTAAAATTTGCTCAAAACATGACGTGGAAAGGTAAGAATCCTGTGGTTAAGTTAGTGACTCAAACTTATGAAACTGGGGTTACTCTTACTAAGGAGGCTATGTCTGCTGTTGAAAAACAAATAGAAAGACTCACTAACTCGGAACATGAAAAATTTCCCGATTTAGGCAAATGGTTTGTTGATATTTGTTGTGGCAGCACTTAA
- a CDS encoding MBL fold metallo-hydrolase: protein MCPLPQPPNHPVKPPRVVLSYEVPIGGNLRSDFALDSIFAFPPNRDTLGGTSYFIVRNEGNILIDCPALDQTNQDFLRSHGGVRWLFLTHRGAIGKTAEIQQTWSCEILIQEQEAYLLPGLTVTTFDQELNFTATTQIIWTPGHSPGSSCLYYSDFGGVLFSGRHLVPNQQGEPVPLRTAKTFHWPRQIKSLQFLLERYSPETLQYICPGANTGFLRGKRVIDNAYQRLTKLDLQALLRIQPLL, encoded by the coding sequence ATGTGCCCCTTACCTCAACCGCCGAATCATCCAGTTAAGCCACCACGGGTTGTACTCTCTTACGAAGTTCCGATCGGAGGAAACCTCCGCTCTGACTTCGCGCTAGATAGCATCTTTGCCTTTCCACCAAATCGGGACACATTAGGAGGAACATCTTACTTCATTGTAAGAAATGAAGGCAACATCCTTATAGATTGCCCTGCCCTTGACCAAACAAATCAAGATTTTCTGCGATCGCATGGGGGCGTGCGTTGGTTATTTCTCACTCATCGAGGTGCTATTGGTAAAACAGCAGAAATTCAACAAACCTGGAGTTGCGAAATTCTCATTCAAGAGCAAGAAGCCTATCTATTGCCAGGATTAACCGTAACTACTTTTGACCAAGAACTTAATTTTACTGCAACAACACAAATAATTTGGACACCTGGTCATTCTCCTGGTTCATCTTGCTTATATTACAGCGACTTTGGAGGAGTGCTATTTTCTGGCCGCCATTTAGTTCCTAATCAACAGGGCGAACCAGTACCATTACGCACAGCAAAAACTTTTCACTGGCCACGACAAATTAAGAGTCTCCAGTTTTTGCTAGAACGTTATTCACCAGAGACTCTCCAATACATTTGTCCTGGGGCTAATACGGGGTTTCTCAGAGGCAAACGTGTAATAGATAATGCTTACCAGCGCCTGACAAAATTGGATTTACAAGCTTTGTTGCGGATACAGCCCCTACTTTAA
- the petB gene encoding cytochrome b6, whose translation MANVYDWFEERLEIEALAEDVTSKYVPPHVNIFYCLGGITLVCFLIQFATGFAMTFYYRPTVAEAYTSVQYIMNDVNFGWLIRSIHRWSASMMVLMMILHVFRVYLTGGFKKPRELTWVSGVILAVITVSFGVTGYSLPWDQVGYWAVKIVSGVPEAIPVVGVLISDLLRGGSSVGQATLTRYYSAHTFVLPWLIAVFMLFHFLMIRKQGISGPL comes from the coding sequence ATGGCCAATGTTTACGACTGGTTTGAGGAACGCTTGGAAATTGAAGCGCTTGCTGAAGATGTCACTAGCAAGTATGTACCTCCCCACGTCAACATCTTTTACTGTCTAGGTGGCATTACTCTGGTTTGTTTTCTAATCCAGTTCGCTACTGGATTTGCGATGACATTCTACTACAGACCAACAGTTGCTGAAGCTTACACCTCGGTACAGTACATCATGAATGATGTCAACTTCGGTTGGCTAATTCGTTCCATTCACCGCTGGTCTGCCAGCATGATGGTATTGATGATGATTTTGCACGTTTTCCGGGTGTACCTCACTGGTGGTTTCAAAAAGCCCCGCGAATTGACTTGGGTAAGTGGCGTTATCCTGGCTGTGATCACTGTTTCCTTTGGAGTTACAGGCTACTCTTTACCTTGGGATCAAGTGGGCTATTGGGCTGTGAAAATTGTCAGCGGCGTACCAGAAGCAATTCCTGTAGTTGGCGTTTTAATTTCAGACTTACTGCGTGGAGGTTCTAGTGTTGGTCAAGCGACACTAACTCGCTACTACAGCGCCCACACATTTGTACTACCTTGGCTAATTGCGGTCTTCATGTTGTTCCACTTCTTGATGATCCGCAAGCAAGGTATTTCCGGCCCCTTGTAA